Proteins from a single region of Deltaproteobacteria bacterium:
- a CDS encoding NAD-dependent protein deacylase, with protein sequence MKDTISTAASMIGKSSNCAVLTGAGISVESGIPAFRGHQGLWEKYDPAEFAHIAAFRMNPEKVWNMLGDMMSVLFEAKPTPAHFALAELEKMGNVSRVITQNIDGLHQMAGSCEVIEYHGNARKLACLDCRETFYSEEKLGEGLPPRCTCGSILKPDVVFFGEPIPKEAAASALDLARESDLFMVVGTSGTVAPANQLPFVALERGVPVIIINPERIELSAYPGTLWIEGTATEVLQNIIETLAPRTRED encoded by the coding sequence GACAGCGGCTTCCATGATCGGGAAATCGTCGAATTGCGCCGTGCTCACCGGAGCGGGAATTTCCGTCGAATCCGGTATACCCGCTTTTCGCGGCCATCAGGGGCTCTGGGAGAAATATGACCCTGCCGAGTTTGCCCACATTGCGGCTTTCAGGATGAATCCCGAAAAAGTCTGGAACATGCTCGGGGATATGATGTCTGTCCTTTTCGAAGCAAAGCCCACTCCCGCCCACTTTGCCCTGGCAGAGTTAGAAAAGATGGGTAACGTCAGCCGTGTCATAACCCAGAATATCGACGGGCTTCACCAGATGGCGGGGAGTTGCGAAGTCATAGAATATCACGGAAATGCGAGAAAACTGGCCTGCCTCGATTGCCGGGAAACGTTCTATTCCGAGGAAAAGCTGGGTGAAGGCCTACCACCCCGCTGTACCTGTGGAAGCATCCTGAAACCCGATGTGGTTTTTTTCGGGGAACCGATACCGAAGGAAGCTGCAGCTTCGGCACTGGATCTGGCCAGGGAATCGGACCTTTTCATGGTGGTCGGAACATCCGGAACCGTTGCTCCGGCAAATCAACTCCCCTTTGTCGCATTGGAGAGAGGAGTGCCGGTAATAATCATAAACCCGGAAAGAATTGAGCTTTCTGCATATCCGGGGACACTCTGGATCGAGGGAACGGCTACGGAGGTCCTCCAAAATATCATAGAAACGCTCGCACCCCGAACCAGAGAGGATTAA